In Paraburkholderia phenazinium, the following are encoded in one genomic region:
- a CDS encoding alpha/beta hydrolase family protein, whose translation MRNNTAQAIRLREATLLRRALQWLRTHGLWLVMASAPLPALAQQVAAVQPASTGAAGVTVAGASLLPGLVREHIGLPVTLPDGAKPTLEALVVRPDRPGRWPLVLMTPGTPRSGGAGVVDRAPELLLNAAVAFAQRGYAAVIVLRRGFGHSDGPYAEGLGSCRNEDYPGAGKVSADDILGALETLHAQPWVDPERVILLGKSTGGFAVLAAAARNPQGVVGVLDFAGGRGSLRPDYVCQEDRLVAAVEQYGTTAKIPSQWVWSENDHYFSPELAQQMLSAYTSHGAPAQLAVLPPFGEDGHELLYDAPAQAWWPAAEPFLKRLNLPTAVVVDLPALAALPAPAGLNPGCQTRFDTYGASRNEGKAFVIAEGGHCSSDVTERSAQEAAQHALEYCNGKWSGCKVYAQGQGVAE comes from the coding sequence ATGAGAAACAACACTGCCCAGGCTATCCGGTTGCGTGAGGCAACGCTGCTTCGCCGCGCGCTGCAATGGCTACGTACTCACGGGCTATGGCTCGTGATGGCGAGTGCGCCGCTGCCCGCGCTGGCGCAACAGGTGGCCGCGGTGCAACCGGCGTCGACCGGCGCCGCGGGTGTGACGGTGGCCGGTGCTTCGCTGCTGCCCGGTCTGGTGCGCGAGCATATTGGCTTGCCGGTCACCTTGCCGGACGGTGCGAAGCCCACGCTCGAAGCCCTGGTGGTGCGGCCGGATCGGCCGGGCCGCTGGCCGCTCGTGCTGATGACGCCGGGTACGCCGCGCAGCGGCGGCGCGGGCGTCGTGGACCGTGCGCCGGAACTGCTGCTGAACGCCGCGGTGGCGTTCGCGCAGCGCGGCTACGCGGCGGTGATCGTGTTGCGGCGCGGCTTTGGTCACTCGGATGGACCCTATGCGGAAGGCCTGGGTTCGTGTCGCAACGAGGACTATCCCGGCGCGGGCAAGGTCTCCGCCGACGACATTCTCGGCGCGCTGGAAACGTTGCATGCGCAACCTTGGGTGGACCCCGAGCGCGTGATCCTGCTCGGCAAGTCGACCGGCGGCTTTGCGGTGCTCGCGGCGGCCGCGCGCAATCCGCAGGGCGTGGTGGGGGTGCTGGATTTCGCCGGCGGCCGCGGTTCGCTGCGCCCCGACTACGTGTGTCAGGAGGACCGACTGGTTGCCGCCGTCGAGCAATACGGCACGACCGCAAAGATTCCGAGCCAGTGGGTGTGGTCGGAGAACGATCACTATTTCAGCCCTGAGCTGGCCCAGCAGATGCTGAGCGCTTACACGTCGCATGGTGCGCCGGCGCAGCTCGCGGTGCTGCCACCGTTTGGCGAGGACGGGCATGAACTGCTCTACGATGCGCCGGCGCAAGCCTGGTGGCCGGCGGCGGAGCCGTTCCTGAAGCGCCTGAATCTGCCGACCGCGGTGGTGGTCGATTTGCCTGCGCTGGCCGCTTTACCTGCGCCGGCGGGTTTGAATCCCGGCTGCCAGACGCGCTTCGATACGTACGGCGCGTCGCGCAATGAAGGCAAGGCCTTTGTGATTGCCGAAGGCGGTCACTGCTCGTCCGACGTGACCGAGCGTTCGGCGCAAGAGGCGGCGCAGCATGCGCTGGAGTACTGCAACGGGAAGTGGTCGGGGTGCAAGGTTTATGCGCAGGGGCAGGGGGTGGCGGAGTAG
- a CDS encoding FUSC family protein, which produces MVYPSLRDWLFSVKTFAAAMLALYLGLLFELPRPYWAMATVYIVSNPFVGATRSKALYRALGTALGASAAVLFVPPFVESPYLFSVVVALWTGTLLYLAISDRTARSYVFMLAGYTMPLIALPAVFNPTNVFDLAITRTEEILLGIVCASVVGGAVFPNRLAPSIVERTDGWFRDAVFYATETLSGHIAGASISACRQRLAATVNGLELLLSQLAYDHTRPDILNRTRDLRGRMQLLLPIMSSLADPLVALLGGQRERPAGLEPLLADVVKWFNMPLRPASQGRRPDPEADALRGRIAALQPPSAALATWEGALLSNALWRLAQLIDVWQDCRALRHLITAEDGTWKPRFRHWRLGGTERYFDRGIMLFSTASAVGAIIFACVLWISSGWNDGAGAVTLAAVACCFFAGLDDPAPQVFKFFTATAASVALAGLYLFVVLPHVHDFPMLVILFAGPFILVGTLIPRPQFNLATMLVAVNTATFISIQDAYDADFFVFLNSNLAGLAGLLYAFLWTQATRPFGAEIAARRLMRSSWADVALSASKQPIEDQRNLAARMLDRLMQLIPRLAATDDHRHPSIESFRDLRIAFNALDLRRLRPKLGGEAPAAIDGVLDGIRAHFETCISRRGRQQVPESLMSAIDAALARIVALGLANAAGAANAPDAAGAAGAPNAAGTPNAPSSAATSARQLRDALHALVGLRLSLFPATIASLTPPAPPTEEPAA; this is translated from the coding sequence ATGGTCTACCCCTCACTGCGCGACTGGCTGTTTTCCGTCAAGACCTTTGCGGCAGCGATGCTCGCCCTCTACCTCGGGCTCCTGTTCGAACTGCCGCGTCCCTACTGGGCCATGGCAACGGTCTACATCGTGTCGAATCCGTTTGTCGGCGCGACCCGTTCGAAGGCGCTCTATCGCGCGCTCGGCACGGCCCTCGGCGCCTCGGCGGCGGTTCTGTTCGTGCCGCCCTTCGTCGAGTCGCCGTATCTCTTCAGCGTGGTCGTCGCACTCTGGACCGGCACCCTGCTCTATCTGGCCATCTCCGACCGCACGGCGCGCAGCTACGTCTTCATGCTCGCGGGCTATACGATGCCGCTGATCGCGCTGCCGGCCGTGTTCAATCCGACCAATGTCTTCGACCTCGCCATCACCCGCACCGAGGAGATCCTGCTCGGCATCGTGTGCGCCAGTGTCGTCGGCGGCGCGGTGTTTCCGAACCGGCTCGCGCCGTCCATCGTCGAACGCACCGACGGCTGGTTCCGCGACGCCGTGTTCTATGCCACCGAGACGCTCTCCGGGCACATCGCCGGCGCCTCGATCTCGGCCTGCCGCCAGCGGCTCGCCGCCACCGTCAACGGCCTCGAGCTGCTGCTAAGCCAGCTCGCCTACGACCATACCCGGCCCGACATCCTGAACCGCACCCGCGACCTGCGCGGCCGCATGCAACTGCTGCTGCCCATCATGTCGTCGCTGGCCGATCCGCTGGTGGCCCTGCTCGGCGGCCAGCGGGAGCGTCCCGCCGGACTCGAGCCGCTGCTCGCCGACGTCGTCAAATGGTTCAATATGCCGCTGCGCCCGGCCAGCCAGGGCCGGCGCCCCGACCCCGAAGCCGACGCCCTGCGCGGGCGCATCGCCGCGTTGCAGCCGCCGTCCGCGGCACTCGCCACGTGGGAGGGCGCGCTGCTTTCGAATGCCTTGTGGCGCCTCGCGCAACTCATCGATGTCTGGCAGGACTGCCGCGCGCTGCGCCACCTCATCACGGCGGAAGACGGCACCTGGAAGCCGCGCTTTCGACACTGGCGGCTGGGCGGCACGGAACGTTATTTCGATCGCGGCATCATGCTGTTCTCGACCGCCTCGGCGGTCGGCGCCATCATCTTCGCGTGCGTGCTCTGGATCAGCTCGGGCTGGAACGACGGCGCCGGCGCGGTCACGCTGGCAGCGGTGGCGTGCTGCTTCTTCGCGGGGCTCGACGACCCCGCGCCGCAAGTGTTCAAGTTCTTCACGGCCACCGCCGCCAGTGTCGCGCTGGCCGGGCTCTATCTGTTCGTCGTGCTGCCGCACGTCCACGACTTCCCGATGCTGGTGATCCTGTTCGCGGGGCCGTTCATTCTGGTCGGCACGCTGATTCCGCGGCCGCAGTTCAATCTCGCCACCATGCTGGTGGCCGTCAACACGGCGACCTTCATCAGCATTCAGGACGCCTACGACGCCGATTTCTTCGTCTTCCTGAACAGTAATCTCGCGGGGCTCGCGGGCCTGCTGTACGCCTTCCTGTGGACCCAGGCGACACGGCCGTTCGGCGCAGAGATCGCCGCGCGCCGGCTGATGCGTTCGAGCTGGGCGGACGTGGCGCTGAGCGCCTCGAAGCAGCCGATCGAAGATCAGCGCAATCTCGCCGCGCGCATGCTCGACCGTCTGATGCAACTGATCCCGCGCCTCGCCGCGACCGACGACCACCGCCATCCGTCCATCGAAAGTTTCCGCGACCTGCGCATCGCCTTCAACGCGCTCGACCTGCGCCGCCTGCGGCCGAAGCTGGGCGGCGAGGCGCCCGCCGCCATCGACGGCGTACTCGACGGCATCCGCGCTCACTTCGAAACCTGCATCTCCCGCCGCGGACGCCAGCAGGTGCCCGAGAGCCTGATGTCCGCCATCGACGCGGCGCTCGCACGAATCGTCGCGCTGGGGCTGGCGAATGCGGCCGGTGCGGCGAATGCGCCTGATGCTGCCGGTGCTGCCGGCGCACCCAATGCGGCCGGCACGCCCAACGCCCCCAGCAGCGCGGCGACCTCGGCGCGGCAACTGCGCGATGCGCTGCATGCGCTGGTCGGCTTGCGCCTGTCGCTGTTTCCGGCCACGATCGCTTCGTTGACGCCACCCGCTCCGCCCACCGAGGAACCTGCCGCCTGA
- a CDS encoding DUF1656 domain-containing protein: protein MIGEIDIFGVFVPAILVLMLVAYLINLVIRTVLARAGFYRLVWHRSIFDLGIYVLVLGLVVIVSHRFIT from the coding sequence ATGATCGGCGAAATCGACATCTTCGGCGTGTTCGTGCCGGCCATCCTCGTGCTGATGCTGGTCGCCTATCTGATCAATCTCGTCATCCGCACGGTGCTGGCGCGCGCCGGCTTTTACCGCCTTGTCTGGCACCGTTCCATTTTCGATCTCGGCATCTACGTGCTGGTGCTGGGTCTTGTCGTCATCGTTTCACACCGGTTCATAACGTGA
- a CDS encoding efflux RND transporter periplasmic adaptor subunit, with translation MKKTWFSIGQIVLTLIVVVIAGLVLWKLIDYYMFSPWTRDGRIRADIIQVAPDVSGLITEVDVVDNQQVKQGQTLFLIDQARYTLALQQAEATVQQRRATLDQARREDVRNHQLGDLVAREVAEESRSRVETDEAALADALVAVNTARLNLQRTHIVSPVDGYLNDRAPRTGEFASAGRAVLSVVDVHSFRVDGYFEETKLSSINIGQAVDIKIMGEPGVLRGHVASIVAAIEDRDRAEGSNLLPNVNPAFSWVRLAQRIPVRVALDDIPKDFRMIAGRTATVSVREVAPASGKAAKADGTTASAQAASVSGASVQAAAVQPAVQPALQSAPQAATQPAASAAK, from the coding sequence GTGAAAAAAACCTGGTTCTCCATTGGTCAGATCGTGCTGACCCTGATCGTCGTCGTGATCGCGGGCCTTGTGCTGTGGAAGCTGATCGACTACTACATGTTCTCGCCCTGGACGCGCGACGGCCGCATCCGCGCCGACATCATCCAGGTGGCGCCCGACGTGTCCGGTCTGATCACCGAGGTCGACGTCGTCGACAACCAGCAGGTCAAACAGGGCCAAACGCTGTTCCTGATCGACCAGGCGCGTTACACGCTCGCGCTGCAGCAGGCCGAAGCCACGGTGCAGCAACGGCGCGCCACGCTCGATCAGGCGCGTCGCGAAGATGTGCGCAATCATCAACTGGGCGACCTGGTGGCGCGTGAAGTGGCGGAAGAAAGCCGCTCGCGCGTCGAAACGGACGAGGCCGCGCTCGCCGATGCGCTGGTCGCGGTCAATACCGCGCGCCTGAATCTGCAGCGCACCCACATCGTCAGTCCGGTGGACGGCTATCTGAACGACCGCGCGCCGCGCACCGGCGAGTTCGCCTCGGCAGGCCGGGCGGTGCTGTCGGTCGTGGATGTGCATTCGTTCCGCGTGGATGGCTACTTCGAAGAAACCAAGCTCTCCAGCATCAATATCGGCCAGGCCGTGGACATCAAGATCATGGGCGAGCCGGGTGTGCTGCGCGGGCACGTGGCGAGCATCGTGGCCGCCATCGAGGACCGCGATCGCGCCGAAGGTTCGAACCTGCTGCCGAACGTGAACCCGGCCTTTAGCTGGGTGCGCCTCGCACAGCGGATTCCGGTACGCGTCGCGCTGGACGACATACCGAAGGATTTCCGCATGATCGCCGGGCGCACCGCCACGGTGTCGGTGCGCGAAGTCGCGCCTGCGTCGGGGAAAGCGGCGAAGGCGGATGGTACGACGGCGTCGGCTCAGGCGGCTTCGGTTTCGGGGGCTTCGGTTCAGGCCGCTGCCGTGCAACCGGCGGTGCAACCCGCGCTTCAGTCCGCCCCGCAAGCGGCTACGCAACCCGCAGCGAGCGCCGCGAAATGA
- a CDS encoding porin codes for MKKRLSLLAIPAGLVLSAGAQAQSSVTLYGIVDAGIAYVHNAQSSNGQNQSTLVKFASGNISGSRWGLKGTEDLGGGLAAIFQLENGFNLGTGALGQGSREFGRKAVVGLTGNAWGTVTLGRQYDPIVDLVQGLTEDNYFGGVFGTPGDLDNYDNSLRVSNSVKYVSPIFGGFQVEALYGLGGVAGSTGSGRTWSLGAAYANGPLSLGAGYFYANGGNTLTNGLRTWTSSSDSLFNTVINSGFASANSIQIAKVGAQYVIGAATIGAAYSNTQYGSDAFSAFHETARFNNGSVFFNYQFTPAVRAGVGYNYTSLTGPSSAHYNQANLGADYAVSKRTDLYALFGYQKASGKTLNSSGATVNADASIGDFGVNSGSNSQDVAVVGIRHKF; via the coding sequence ATGAAGAAGCGCCTTTCTCTGCTGGCCATCCCCGCCGGCCTGGTCCTGTCCGCCGGCGCTCAGGCGCAAAGCAGCGTCACGCTGTACGGCATTGTCGACGCAGGTATCGCCTATGTGCATAACGCGCAGAGCAGCAACGGCCAAAACCAGTCCACCCTGGTCAAGTTCGCGAGCGGCAACATCTCCGGCAGCCGCTGGGGCCTCAAGGGCACGGAAGACCTGGGCGGCGGACTCGCGGCGATCTTCCAGTTGGAAAACGGCTTTAACCTCGGCACCGGCGCGCTCGGCCAGGGCAGTCGCGAGTTCGGCCGCAAGGCGGTGGTGGGCCTGACCGGCAACGCGTGGGGTACCGTCACGCTTGGCCGTCAATACGATCCGATCGTCGATCTGGTCCAGGGGCTGACCGAGGACAACTACTTCGGCGGTGTGTTCGGCACGCCGGGCGACCTCGACAACTACGACAACAGCTTGCGCGTCAGCAACTCGGTCAAGTACGTGAGCCCGATCTTCGGCGGCTTCCAGGTCGAAGCGCTGTATGGCCTCGGCGGTGTGGCCGGCTCGACCGGCAGCGGCCGCACCTGGAGTCTGGGCGCGGCCTATGCGAACGGGCCGCTGTCGCTCGGCGCCGGCTATTTCTACGCCAACGGCGGCAACACGCTGACCAACGGCTTGCGCACCTGGACCAGCAGCTCGGACAGCCTCTTCAACACGGTGATCAACTCGGGCTTCGCCAGCGCCAACTCGATCCAGATTGCCAAGGTGGGCGCGCAGTACGTGATCGGCGCCGCGACTATCGGCGCGGCGTACTCGAATACCCAGTACGGCAGCGATGCCTTCTCCGCGTTCCACGAGACGGCCAGGTTCAACAACGGCTCGGTGTTCTTCAACTATCAGTTCACGCCAGCCGTGCGGGCCGGCGTGGGCTACAACTACACGTCGCTGACGGGACCGTCGTCGGCGCACTATAACCAGGCCAACCTGGGCGCCGACTATGCCGTGTCCAAGCGCACCGACCTCTATGCGCTGTTCGGCTACCAGAAGGCGAGCGGCAAGACCTTGAACTCGAGCGGCGCAACGGTGAACGCGGACGCGTCGATCGGCGACTTCGGCGTGAACTCGGGTAGCAACTCCCAGGACGTGGCGGTGGTCGGGATCCGCCACAAGTTCTGA